AATGATGTAAAAGAGGAAAATATCATCTCCTTCATGTATCGCGCTGAAGCGGATTTACCGGCTATCACCACGCCGGCCGGCAGCGAATACCGCAGGTACGTCCACGATTTCAGGATGGCCTGCCTGGACCGGTACAATCTCTTTGATGAAAGGCTCAACGAAGCACTGGAAGCACTGCAGCACGCAGCCGGTGAGCGGGACCTGGAAAGCGAGTACCGGCAGCAGCTGGAAGCCTTCGAAAAAATCAGGGACCAGTTTGCCTGCAAACAATGCGGAGGCCATCTGACCATTCCGAAGATGTTTTTCATTGATACTTACGTTACCTGCCCCTTCTGCCAGTCACAGAATACCTTCAGCCCGTCTTCAGGGGCCAGGATGGTGCTACATAACGCACGGGAGCTGGCAGAGCAACGGACAGCAGCGCTTCGTACGGCCTATGAAAACAGCCGTCCGCAAGACCCGGAGCTATATAAAAAGTACCTGCGCGCCATGTTCGACGAGTGGAATAAGATCGTGCCGGACATGACGGCTGAGAATGAAAAATTTTATCAGCGACTATTGGAAGAGTATACCTTTAATCATTATAAATAAGATTATTTATGTCTGAAAATCCGTTATTAGCCCCCATTCACGGCATTACCCTGGAAGATTACAGCGCAGCCTGTGCTAAATTAGGAAGCGGTTTGAGCGAGGCCGATGTGGCCACCGCCCTCGGCGTGGAATTGCCTGTATGGCAGGAAGCCAACCTCCTGTGGCCCGAGCGTATGAAGCAGGATGCTTCTTTCGAGATCGTTACCCTGTTCGGGCAATATTTTGGCCAGGCCGACCAGCATCCTAAATTCAGCAACCTGAAAGCCAATACTTCCGCAGAAGGAAACGCGAACACAGAAAGAATTAAATCCGATAAAGCCTTCTACCAGGAACTGGAAGTGGCCAGGAACACAGCATATGAATACGGCCTGGACGGCGCACAGTGGGTGGCGGATAAATACGGTATCACGCTGGGTGATTTCCAGATTGCCGCATCTATCTGGAGTGAACAGATCCACCAGGACATACAGGCTAACTTCGAAGCCTATACGTCGCAGCAGGATGCTTACAAGGCAAAATATCAGCAGCTGTTTGCAGATGCCCAGGGCGGCAATGTGGCGGATGACATCCAGTTTTAATGGATCGATACAAGTGGTCAGCATAAGTGAAAGCCGTATAAATCGCAGGATTTATACGGCTTTCCGGTTTATAACAGGAAGCGGCGTGCCGCTCCTTTAGTTCACCTCACAGGCTTCTCCGAAAGTCCAGGGAATGCAGGTCTTTCCGATAGTGGTGAGACGGCCGCCTTTCAGCGCTGCGAGCTGGTTCCCAGCCATCGCTATGCCAGGCTTCTGTAACAGTATGCCGACTGTTTTTTTGTTCAGGGACAGTTTTGGGTTCAACGGGTTTTTCTTTTTCATAACAGTAAGATTTAAAGGGTGGGTCAAATGGCTGTAAATGTGTCTGGGAACGGTCTACAGGGCAAAGGTTCATCTTTCTTAAAGATAACAAAAAGTCTGCCTTAAAACCGGGCGCGTGGCAGATTGCCGCCGTGTTACACTAAAAGTAGTATCGTTTTAGTGAGATGATTATGCAGTGGATTTCTCCCGGTGATCAGCATAACAAAAAAATCTTTTTGCAGGCTGCAAATAATTATCGGTTGCATTTTGCAGTTGCTACAACCCAATGGCATATACGCCGCAGTGATCAGGATAATTTTTACTATACCGGCGACGGCTATACTTTTCCGGCGGAGCTGCTGTATTGTAGCAATGAGGGATTGTAGTTTAACGATCATTTTCCCACTCTTCAAATCAGCTAGTTATGAAAATCCCCCCTCTGATTACGATTGTATTACTATGTCTGTTATGCCGGGCACGTACGTCAGCCAACGGACCCGCACATCCGGCGAACGTGAAGTTTGCCGCCGATACGTCTGTTTCTTCACTGATCAGCAGTGCGGAATGGGACGTGCTTTTTCCTCACCGTTTCAATCCCGACGACCGTACCGGCGCCGGAACACTGCCCACAAGCCCTGACAAGGATTTTTATTCCTACAGCAATTTTGTGGAAGCGGTACGGCGCATGGCCAATGTAAAGGTGCTGCTGGAAAGGCGCTGTGGTACTGACTACTACCGCATCACCCGTACTGACAAAACCACGGGTGCTATCACCGTGATCCGGACCGATCCGGGTTTTAATGACCCTACCTGGAGCGGACTGGCCATTATTACACAGGTGCTGGACTATGGCACCTTTGCGGCAGAAGGCGATATCAATGCCCGGAAAAGGGAACTGGTGGCCTTTCTGGCCAACATCTCCCAGGAAACAACGGGAGGCTGGCCCACGGCCCCCGGCGGGCAATACGCCTGGGGATTGTATTTCCGCGAAGAGCAAGGTTACGAAGGCACCAACAACATCGGTTACCGGGATGAGACCAACACCATATACCCTCCCGCGCCCGGGAAGTCTTATCATGGCAGGGGACCCATTCAGATCAGCTACAACTACAACTATGGCCAGGCCAGCGAGCTGATATTCGGTGACAAAAACGTATTGCTGGCCAATCCCGAAAAAGTGATACAGGATGGCGTCATCGCCTTCGAAACCGGTCTCTGGTTCTGGATGGCCCCTCAGTATCCCAAACCATCCTGCCACGATGTAATGGTCCCCGGCAAATGGACGCCCACGCCGGCACAGCAGGCCGCCGGCATTAAGCCAGGATTTGGCGCTACGGTCAACATCATCAACGGCGGTATCGAATGCGGCAGCGGACAGGAAAATACCAAAGTACTGAGCCGCATCGCACACTTCCAGCGCTATGCCACTATCAAACAGGTGAGCCTGGAACTGAATGGTGGCAACAACACCGCCAACTGCGGTTGTGCCAATATGTCCAGATTTACCGTCGACAACGGAGAGTGCGCCAGCCTTACATCCATCCGTTTCCTGCAACCCGCCAATGGAATCCTTTCCACTACGTACCTGGGCCCCGTTACCGTGGCCGTCACCAAAAACGATCCCCGTAATGAAATCAGCAAAATCCAGATCATTGTAAACGGCCAGCTGTTCAATGACTCCGTTATTCAATGGACGCCGCCGGCGTACAACAAATACACTGCCACGGCAAAGGGTATACGAAACGGACTGGATACCGTTACTTCCACCGTAAGCTTCGCCGTATGGAACAGCACTACGTTTGAAGGCTGCGCCAACCTCCCGCCATGGCAGGCTTCCCAGAACTACACCACGGCAGGAAATATTGTCCTCTATAACAACAACATCTACCGTAATAAATGGTGGGCAGGCAGCGCCAGCGTGCCTGGCAGCAGTGATACCTGGGAACTGCTGGGCGCCTGCACCGGCGGCCCGCGGACAGATACCGGCTGCAGCGGCATCGCGCAATGGATGCCGTCTAAAGCCTATTCCGCCGGCAACCTGGCCGTGTATAAAAACAAAATCTACAAGGCTAACTGGTGGACCCAAAACAATCAGCCTGACCAGAACAGCGGCGCAGGGCAACCCTGGACGTATGTACGGGATTGCGGCGCCAGCGCGGCTGTCAGCCAGGCGGTCAGCAACACCGTGATATACCCCAATCCTGTTGCCGGTAATGTGCTGTATGTAAAATTCGCTGCGCCGGCAGGAGGGAAGTACTACCTGTCGGTGCTTCATAACACCACCTTGCAGCGCATGCAACAGGTGTATTACGAAGCATCCCACGATGGTTGGCATACCGTACAGCTGGACGTAAACCGTTTGCCGGCCGGCGTATGGATACTGCAAATCAGTGGTGATGGCGCCAACAGGAACAGCGCCGTCACGTTCATAAAAAATTAAACCTGTCAAAAGCCTTTAACAGCCCCGTCTTCCGGCATATTCGCCGGAAAACGGGGCTGTTCGTTTTTTCCCTCCGCATTGTTTTCGTATAATGCTTACATTTAGCTAAATAAAAAAGACCAATGGATAAATTATTGAGTATAGGATCAGCAGCGCTAAAGAAAGCGGCCTTAAATGAAGAGGCAAAGGCATTTATTCTGGAGAACGAGGCTTTATTTAACGTATTGAAAAAGGCGGCCGACAGGTACATCGGTGGTGAAACGCTGGAGGAAACTCTCGTGAAAGTAGTACAACAAAATCAGCAGGGCTTTAAATGCTCGGTGGAATTTATGGGCGAAAGCACCCGGAATGAGCAGGAGGCCCTGGACGCTACCCGGGAGTTCATCAGGATATGCCGGGAAACAGGCAGCCGCAAATTATATTCAACCGTATCACTGGACCTCTCCCATATTGGACTGGCCGTCTCCGAAGACCTGTGTTTTAGCAACCTGATGGCTATCTGCGCGGAAGCTGCCCAAAGCGCGACAGAGGTGATCATCAGCGCGGAAGGCACCGAGCGTACGGACGCTATCATTAACACCTATAAACGTGCAGTAAGGGAATACAGCGGTGTAGGCATTACCATGCAGGCCTATCTCTACCGGTCAAAAGACGATTTTAAAGAGCTTATAAAAGAGCCGGGAAGAATCAGAATTGTAAAGGGTGCATTTGAAACAGCCCCCGGGCTTTCCATGCCAAGGGGAGAACAGCTGGACGAAGCCTATCTCGGCTACGTGGCGCAACTGTTGTTTGATGGCCATCTGTGTTCCATTGCTACACATCATCATGAGGTGCAACAGCAGGTGAAGGAACTGATACGCCAGTATAAGCCGGCTAAAGACAGGTATGAATTTGAAAGCCTGTATGGTATCCAGACAGAACAGCTGGAGGTGTTAAAGGAAGAAGGACATCCCGCTAAATTGTATTTCGTTTATGGGAAAGAGTGGTACCTCTACTTATGCAACCGGCTGGCGGAATATCCTTTGAACATCTTCCGGGCATTGAACGATATCGTTAGCTGACCGGATAAAGTAATCGTTATTCAACGACCTGCTCTGCGATCTTCGCCGCAAACTCGTCCAGGCTGGTAGTGGCGGCATTACTGAGGATAATAATTGTAGCGCCTTTTTCCAGCACATGAAACAGCATGGCCTGTGCGCCCATAATAGAGCCAGGCCTTTTGATAATGGTATAATGCCTGTGGTGAATCTCATAATCTTTATAAACCCACACGCCGCAGCCATATTCGTTGAGCCCGGAGGTAAACATCAGATCGAGCGTAGCCTGTTTTAACAGTTTCTTGCCAAACAAAGCGTTGGCAAACCTGAGTATATCATCGGCGGTGGCATACATAGCGCCGGAAGCATACCAGTTTTCCATGTAAGCCGGAAGATCGTTGACCAGGGCTTTAATATCGTCACGGTAGAAATAGGTGTCGGCGAGGCGGGGAATTATCTTCTGCTGATAGGCAATGCCGCTATTGGCCATCTCCAATGGTTGCAGGATGCTGGCCTGGAGATTTTCTTCAAAGGTTTTGCCCGTAACACGTTCAATTATTTTCCCGAGGATGATATAATCGGCATTGTTGTAATCCCATACTTTACCTGGTTCCGTTTCCAGTTTGCCGCTACTGTAAAGCGTGAGCATCTCGTCAGTGGTATGTGGTAGCTGATACTGTGGCATGCCCTTCTTCAGTGCTGATTCGAGGGTGAGGTCCGCATCCATATTGTGGATGCCGGATGTCATATTCAGCAACTGTAAGAGCGTCACTTTATTGGCTGCTTCTCCTTTGTAATCGGGAAGATAGTTATTGATGGTTTTATATAAATCAATTTTACCTTTTTCATACAGTTGGAAGATCAATACGGCTGTAAAGGCTTTGGTGATAGAGGCGATTTTATAACGGGTATCAGTTGTATTGGGGATTTGCTGCCGGAAGTTGGCGAAGCCGAAACTCTTTTTATACCAGGCACTATTTTCTTTGGCCAGCAGAATGGTACCGTTGAAATTGTTTTTTATGACAAAGGAATCGATAAACAGGTTCACCTTGGAGGATTGTCCGAATGCGTTGCCAATAGTGACAAGAAGATATGCCAGGAAGACGGTCTTTCTCATGATATAGGAGTTGTAATAGAAAACGAGCGTGTCAAATCCTGTCGTTATGTACAGCCGGAGGCGTTGAGCAATAAATATAGCTAATTTTTCCGACTGCCCGGTTTGTTTTCAGGCACTATCCTGCTCTGGCCAGTTGTAGCCCGGCCAGGGTGTTGATCTGCTTCATAATATAAATGTTAAGGCAATACTTTCTCGAATGCCAGCCGTGCTGAGCCACGGAAGAACACCTCGCCGCAATACACATAACCCAGCTTCTCGAAAATGCGCAACATACCTTTATTATCGAAGTTGGTGTCTGCCCGGACGCTCCTGATATTGTTCGCGGCAGCATACTCGTCCACGCGCTTTAACATCTCCTGTGCCAGGCCCTGACCGAGGAAATCATCTGAAATGGCTACACGATGGTATACTACAAAATCACCGTCTGTCAGCCAGGTGCCTTTGATCTCCGCATAGGCCGGTTCATCATTGATGAGCACTGCTATATAACCGGCTATTTTACCTTCGCCGGCCAGAACATAGCCATGTCCGTTTTCTATGTCGTGGGCCACTACAGCAGGATTAGGATATCCGTCCTGCCACTGGTCGCTGCCTTCGGCTTTTCTGCGTGCGATAGCTTTCTCCAATATGTTCCAAATCTGGTCTGCATCTGCTGATGTCGCTTTTCTGAATTCCAATGCCATAATTCCTGAATGTTTGTTTCCAAAAGTACGAAACACTCCGGAACGTTGCGCCGCTTTAGTGTCCGCATTTGCCCATAGCGCCTGCCCGTAAGGGTTTGGACTTGTTTTAACATTATTATAACAAATGAAATTTTAACTTTCGCCTATTGCTATTGTCAGAAAAATCCAGTCTGCCAAACGGGGACGCACATATTTTTCTATTTGATTTTGTTTTTTAATCGATTCAATTTCATCTAGCATGAGGAACATTCTAAAAACCAAAACAGCACATCACAAGAGATTTCTAAAACCTGTACCCACAGAAAAAGTAACCAACGTCATTATTCCGGATATCACCCCCTTGCCGCCGCTGCGTACTTTCCGCTCAGGGAAAGACGGCCCGTATTGACAAAATCCCGCATTAACAGCATAAGGGACGGTGTTTGACCAC
This window of the Chitinophaga varians genome carries:
- a CDS encoding DUF6620 family protein; the protein is MSENPLLAPIHGITLEDYSAACAKLGSGLSEADVATALGVELPVWQEANLLWPERMKQDASFEIVTLFGQYFGQADQHPKFSNLKANTSAEGNANTERIKSDKAFYQELEVARNTAYEYGLDGAQWVADKYGITLGDFQIAASIWSEQIHQDIQANFEAYTSQQDAYKAKYQQLFADAQGGNVADDIQF
- a CDS encoding class I lanthipeptide — protein: MKKKNPLNPKLSLNKKTVGILLQKPGIAMAGNQLAALKGGRLTTIGKTCIPWTFGEACEVN
- a CDS encoding glycoside hydrolase family 19 protein — encoded protein: MKIPPLITIVLLCLLCRARTSANGPAHPANVKFAADTSVSSLISSAEWDVLFPHRFNPDDRTGAGTLPTSPDKDFYSYSNFVEAVRRMANVKVLLERRCGTDYYRITRTDKTTGAITVIRTDPGFNDPTWSGLAIITQVLDYGTFAAEGDINARKRELVAFLANISQETTGGWPTAPGGQYAWGLYFREEQGYEGTNNIGYRDETNTIYPPAPGKSYHGRGPIQISYNYNYGQASELIFGDKNVLLANPEKVIQDGVIAFETGLWFWMAPQYPKPSCHDVMVPGKWTPTPAQQAAGIKPGFGATVNIINGGIECGSGQENTKVLSRIAHFQRYATIKQVSLELNGGNNTANCGCANMSRFTVDNGECASLTSIRFLQPANGILSTTYLGPVTVAVTKNDPRNEISKIQIIVNGQLFNDSVIQWTPPAYNKYTATAKGIRNGLDTVTSTVSFAVWNSTTFEGCANLPPWQASQNYTTAGNIVLYNNNIYRNKWWAGSASVPGSSDTWELLGACTGGPRTDTGCSGIAQWMPSKAYSAGNLAVYKNKIYKANWWTQNNQPDQNSGAGQPWTYVRDCGASAAVSQAVSNTVIYPNPVAGNVLYVKFAAPAGGKYYLSVLHNTTLQRMQQVYYEASHDGWHTVQLDVNRLPAGVWILQISGDGANRNSAVTFIKN
- a CDS encoding proline dehydrogenase family protein; the encoded protein is MDKLLSIGSAALKKAALNEEAKAFILENEALFNVLKKAADRYIGGETLEETLVKVVQQNQQGFKCSVEFMGESTRNEQEALDATREFIRICRETGSRKLYSTVSLDLSHIGLAVSEDLCFSNLMAICAEAAQSATEVIISAEGTERTDAIINTYKRAVREYSGVGITMQAYLYRSKDDFKELIKEPGRIRIVKGAFETAPGLSMPRGEQLDEAYLGYVAQLLFDGHLCSIATHHHEVQQQVKELIRQYKPAKDRYEFESLYGIQTEQLEVLKEEGHPAKLYFVYGKEWYLYLCNRLAEYPLNIFRALNDIVS
- a CDS encoding serine hydrolase domain-containing protein, whose amino-acid sequence is MRKTVFLAYLLVTIGNAFGQSSKVNLFIDSFVIKNNFNGTILLAKENSAWYKKSFGFANFRQQIPNTTDTRYKIASITKAFTAVLIFQLYEKGKIDLYKTINNYLPDYKGEAANKVTLLQLLNMTSGIHNMDADLTLESALKKGMPQYQLPHTTDEMLTLYSSGKLETEPGKVWDYNNADYIILGKIIERVTGKTFEENLQASILQPLEMANSGIAYQQKIIPRLADTYFYRDDIKALVNDLPAYMENWYASGAMYATADDILRFANALFGKKLLKQATLDLMFTSGLNEYGCGVWVYKDYEIHHRHYTIIKRPGSIMGAQAMLFHVLEKGATIIILSNAATTSLDEFAAKIAEQVVE
- a CDS encoding GNAT family N-acetyltransferase; amino-acid sequence: MALEFRKATSADADQIWNILEKAIARRKAEGSDQWQDGYPNPAVVAHDIENGHGYVLAGEGKIAGYIAVLINDEPAYAEIKGTWLTDGDFVVYHRVAISDDFLGQGLAQEMLKRVDEYAAANNIRSVRADTNFDNKGMLRIFEKLGYVYCGEVFFRGSARLAFEKVLP